A window of Festucalex cinctus isolate MCC-2025b chromosome 6, RoL_Fcin_1.0, whole genome shotgun sequence contains these coding sequences:
- the LOC144021349 gene encoding uncharacterized protein LOC144021349, which produces MSVFERLSPLIPRLSASSKQAKDHPHLPHPSPAPLSAPVIRKGIGMPSFRLQGVTYERNQKEDSGADSFGPASSSTCPPWGKHGQQMQRNNGEINVKRPAKPSVSFSPMTNTSPSGLQLKSSLSLQPRPSHPGVPFTLLDQREPQARRDGLDQKAVLDFSDRAQYLHPGYEKIHSEKQADGRMTPEKSVARVEDWRTSWRRDTKMTSSNTSINIESTEKQRFCSKLWTDDEVDQEHSRQSRECPRAARAPRWTYRGTQFKTCLVHPVQTSPVRQNGISSPHVSEMSDFLKGSYRHQASTKLRRHSNLDGELFSRPCAPESSKRTRLPGREAEDPYYVSIYYPDSVYEGEYRTVERGLKAVAGCWGGVIRLKMLLLISGGADMLIKENTG; this is translated from the exons ATGAGCGTATTTGAGCGTCTGTCACCTTTAATCCCTCGCCTGTCGGCGTCCTCCAAACAAGCAAAAGatcatcctcatcttcctcatccTTCACCCGCGCCGTTGTCTGCTCCCGTCATAAGGAAAGGGATTGGCATGCCTTCATTTAGGCTCCAGGGTGTCACCTATGAAAGAAATCAAAAAGAGGACTCAGGTGCTGACAG CTTTGGACCTGCTAGTTCATCTACATGTCCTCCTTGGGGTAAACACGGTCAGCAGATGCAGAGGAATAACGGCGAAATTAATGTCAAGCGTCCTGCAAAGCCCTCCGTCTCCTTTTCTCCAATGACGAACACCTCTCCTTCTGGTCTTCAACTCAAGTCGAGCCTTTCTCTCCAGCCCCGCCCTTCGCATCCTGGCGTTCCCTTTACATTACTGGACCAAAGAGAGCCCCAAGCCAGGCGGGATGGGCTTGATCAGAAAGCAGTATTGGACTTTTCTGATAGAG CCCAGTATTTGCATCCTGGATACGAGAAAATACACTCTGAGAAGCAAGCAGATGGACGCATGACTCCTGAAAAGTCCGTGGCCCGCGTTGAGGACTGGAGAACGAGCTGGAGAAGGGATACTAAAATGACATCATCCAACACATCCATCAACATTGAATCCACAGAGAAGCAAAGATTCTGCTCCAAACTTTGGACTGATGATGAGGTTGATCAAGAACACAGCCGTCAATCGAGAGAGTGCCCTCGAGCAGCGCGGGCTCCCCGGTGGACGTACAGAGGAACACAATTTAAGACATGTCTGGTGCATCCTGTGCAAACATCTCCTGTACGGCAAAATGGAATCTCATCACCACATGTCAGCGAAATGAGTGACTTTCTAAAAGGATCCTACCGTCATCAAGCTAGCACCAAACTGCGACGTCACTCAAACCTCGACGGGGAGCTGTTTAGCAGGCCGTGTGCACCTGAATCCTCAAAAAGGACTCGTCTTCCTGGCCGGGAAGCGGAAGATCCCTATTACGTCAGCATTTATTATCCAGATTCCGTGTATGAGGGTGAGTACAGAACGGTTGAAAGAGGACTGAAGGCCGTCGCAGGGTGTTGGGGAGGCGTGATCAGACTCAAGATGTTGCTGCTTATCAGTGGAGGAGCAGACATGTTGATTAAAGAAAACACTGGTTAG